The window GGTGTGGCTGCGGTCATGTGCGGCTCGGGAGGATCAGGCGGTTCCGGCCTTGTAGCCGACGCCGCGGACGGTCACGACGACCTCGGGGTGCTCCGGGTCCTTCTCGATCTTGGCGCGCAGGCGCTGCACGTGGACGTTGACCAGGCGGGTGTCGGCGGCGTGCCGGTAGCCCCAGACCTGCTCCAGCAGCACCTCGCGGGTGAAGACCTGGCGCGGCTTGCGGGCCAGGGCCACCAGGAGGTCGAACTCCAGCGGGGTGAGACTGATCTGCTCGCCGTCGCGGCGCACGGCGTGCCCGGCGACGTCGATGGTGATGTCCCCGATCTGGAGCACCTCGGGCGCGGGCTCCTCGGTGCGGCGCAGGCGCACCCGGACGCGGGCCACGAGCTCCTTGGGCTTGAAGGGCTTGACGATGTAGTCGTCGGCGCCCGACTCCAGCCCGAGGACGATGTCGATGGTGTCGCTCTTGGCGGTGAGCATCACGATGGGCACGCCGGACTCGGCGCGGATCTGACGGCAGACGTCGATCCCGTCGGCGCCGGGGAGCATCAGGTCGAGGAGGACCAGGTCGGGTTTGGTCTCGCGGAAGGCCTCCAGGGCCTTGTCCCCGTCGTGCACGAACGAGGGCTCGAACCCCTCTCCACGCAGAACGATGCCCAGCATCTCAGCGAGGGCGAGGTCGTCGTCGACAACCAGTACACGTCCCTTCATCGGTGCGTCCGGCGCCGGGCGTCGGACCCGCGGGCGGGTACGGCGGCGCCTACTCCTCTCTCTGGAAACACTCAAGCGGCATGAACGTTCGGTGCGCCCCGAGACGCAAGAAACTGCTTCGTCCTCCCCCCACCTTGCCACCTTCGGGCGGGATCGGGAGAGTGGTCGGTGTTTTTCGGTCCGTGGGAACCGTTTCGGCCTGCGGCGCGTCGACCCTGGTGACCTGGCACGCGAACCTTCGCGACCCGGCCTGTTGATAACAGAAAGCATACAAAAGGAATGAAGTGGGTCGGTTGCGCCTGCATACGCCCGAACATCGCGGGCACCGGTGGAACCGGCGGGTAGGTTGGTTCACCAGAGGCCGAAAACCGCGGAAGCGTGCTCGCGCAGCGTAACCGAACCCCATGGAGGGCGGGGCAGATGACCCAGGAGGACGACCACCGGGACACGTCGGGGAACCCCCCGGACGGACCGGACGGCGGCGGGGCTTCCGAGGCCGCTCCCCCGCCCGCGTCCGGCGGATGGGCCGCCCCCGGTCAGGAGGGTCCCTCCTCCGCCTCCTCCGCGCCCTCCGGTACGGGGCCGGACTCCGCGTCGGCCGGTCAGACGCCCCAGGGGCAGCCGAACTTCGCCCCTCCCGAGCAGACCCCCGGGTACGGGCAGCAGGGCTACGGGCAGACGCCCTCCGGGCAGCAGCCCGGATACGGACAGTACGGCCAGCACGCCTCCGGCCAGCAGCCGTCCCAGGGCGGCGGGTACGGACAGCAGCCCGCGTACGGGCAGCAGCCGGGTTACGGCCAGTACGGCCACGGACAGCAGGCGCAGTGGCAGCAGTCCGGACACGGTCAGCAGCCGGGCTACGGACAGTACGGCCAGCAACCCGGTTACGGACAGCCCGGATACGGAGCGCAGGCCGGATACGGCCAACAGCCCCCTTACGGGCAGCCGCGCGCGCTCAAGCCCGGTGTGGTCGCGCTCCGGCCGATGACGCTCGGGGACATCCTCAACGGTGCGTTCAGCCTCATCCGCAACAACCCCAAGACCACCGTCGGGCTCGCACTGGTCGTCATGGCAGTCGCGAGCATCGTGAGCTCGGTCGGTTTCAGCGGCTACATGTCCGGCTACGGGGCCTTCCTCGACCAGGTGATGGCCGACCCCGCGTCGATCGACCCCAACGACCCGTTCCCGTTCAGCGGCTGGTCCCTCGTGGCCCTGTACGGCGGCGGCCTGCTGACCCAGGCCGGGATCATCCTGGTCACCGGTCTTCTCACGGCCGTGGTCGGTATGGCGGTCCTCGGCCGCAAGCTCAGCCCCTCCGAGGCCTGGACCGCCGTACGCAGCCGGATCTGGACCGTTGTGGGCCTGGCACTGCTGCAGCTGGTGACCATCTTCGTCCTCTACGTGGCCGTCACCGTCGGAATCGTCGTCTTCTTCATCGGTGTCTTCGTGGCCATCGCGGAGAGCCAGGGCGTCGGCGTCATCGTCGTGATCGCCTCGATGCTGGGGGTCGCCGGAGGCGTCGCCCTGGTCGCCTGGATCTACATCCGCATCTACTTCGCCATACCGGTCGCGGTGCTCGAGCGTGTCGGTGCGGGCACGGCCTTGACCCGCTCCTGGCGACTCACTCAGGGCAGATGGTGGCGGACCTTCGGCATCTCACTGCTTGCCTCCATCCTCATGTTCCTCGTCCAAGGACTGCTGAGCACGCCCTTCAGCATCGTCTCGGTGGTCCCCACCTTCATCGCTCCCGGTGCTGCCTGGGCCGCCGTCGTGGCGGGCGCCGTCATCTATGTGGGCAACGTCGTGGTCTACGCGATCACCGCGCCCTTCAGCGTGGGCGTGAAGACCCTCCTGTACGTGGACGCGCGGATGCGCAGTGAGGGCCTGGACCTGAAGCTGCACCAGGTGGCCCAGGCCGGCTACGAGGCGGGCCCGGAGATCTACCTGCCGGAGCCGCGGACGTGAGGGCACCCGCCGTCGGGGAGGTGACCCGTGAGGAGGGGCAGCGGCGCGCCGTCGAGGAGCTGAGCGACCCCCTGTACGGGGAACAGGAGCCCTCCCTGTGGGACCGCTTCCTCTCCTGGCTCCAGGAGCTCCTCGCGGACCTGGTCTCCCAGGCGCCGGACGCCCTCGGCGGCTGGACGGTCCTCGGACCGCTGCTGGTGGTCGTCGCGGTCCTGGTGGTCTGGCTGGTCCTCTGGCTGCGCCCGACGCGGAGCCGTCGCGCGGGAGCGCCCGTGCACGAGGGCGCGCCGATGGACGCGGCCGACCACCGGGCCGCCGCCGACCGGCACGAGAGGGCCGGTGAGTTCGCCGCCGCCGTCACGGAGAGGCTGAGGGCCATCAGCGTGGACCTGGAGGAGCGGGCGATCATCACGCCGCGCGCGGGGCGCACCGCGACCGAGCTGGCGGCGGAGGCCTCCGCCGTGCTGACCGCCGAGGCCGAGGGGCTGAGCGAGGGCGCGCGGATCTTCAACGACGTGGCCTACGGCGACCGCCCGGCGACCGCCGACTCCGCCCGCCTCCTGCGCGAGCTGGACACGCGGCTCAGGGCCGCCCGGCCCGTCGGGGAGGTGGGCCGATGACGGCCACCGCTCCCCCGGCCGCGCCCCCGCGCTCCCCCGGCCGCGCGCCGTCCCGGGAGGACTCGCGCGTCCTGCGGGTGTGGCGCTCGGTCCGGGTTCCGGCAGCCGTGGTGGCCGCGCTCGTCACGGTCTCGGTGCTGCTGTCGCTGGGCAGCGAGCAGTTCCCCACCGGCCACCTGGAGCCCGGTTCCATCGACCCGGACGGCACGCGGGCGCTGGTGAACGTGCTGGAGGAGGACCGCGACGTGCACGTGGTGCGCTCCTCCGCCGCCGCGGAGGAGGCCGTGGCCGACGCCGGGGACGACGCCGTGCTCGCGGTCTTCCTGGACCACCGCCTGCTCCCCGAGGAGCTGGACTCGCTGGCCGCGCTCGACGTGGACACCGTCCTGGTGCAGCCGTCCACGCGGTCCCTGGAGGCGTTCGCCCCCGGGGTGACGATGACCGGCCGGGAGGAGCCCGAGGGGTTCCCCACGCCGGAGTCCCCCTACGCCCCCGAGTGCGGGCTGTCGGCCGCCGAGGCCGCGGGCGAGGCCTACGTCGCCGGTGAGCTGTACACGGCCGGTTCCGGCGCGGACGCCGTGGGCTGCTACCCCGGTGGCGGCGGCGACGCCCTGGTCCGGGTGGAGCGGGACGGGGCCGCCACGACCGTGCTGGGCACCGGCAGGCCGCTGACCAACACCGCGCTCTCCGCCGGCGGCAACGCCGCGCTGGCGATGAACCTCCTGGCCGCCGAGGACGTGGTGTGGCTGCGCCCCGACCCGCCCCAGCAGGAGGGCGGCTCCGGGCTGTGGCAGCTGCTGCCGCTGGGCCTGCGCTGGTCCCTGGTGCCGCTGGTGGCCGCGTTGGCGCTGCTCGCCCTGTGGCAGGGGCGCCGGATGGGCGCCCTGGTGCCCGAGTCGCTGCCCGTGGTGGTGCGCGCCTCGGAGACCACCGAGGGGCGTGCGGGACTGTACCAGTCGCGCAGGGCCCGGGACCGGGTCGCGGCCGCGCTGCGGTCGGGGTTCGTGGACCGGGTCGCACCCAAGCTCGGGCTGGGCGCGGACGCCGCGCCCGACACGGTCGTGGCGGCGGTCGCCTCGCGGACCGGTGACGACCCCGCCCACCTGCGGGCCCTGCTCCACCCCGGGCAGCCCGACCCGTACGCGGGCGACGACGACATGCTGGTCAGGCTCGCCGACGAACTCGACGAGCGCGCCCGGAGGCTCCGGTGACCCCGAGCCGCGGCGACCAGCGAACGACCACTGAGGTATCGAGAGAGGTAGACGGCACGTGAGCGCCTTCACACCCGAGGCACTGCCATCAGCCGACGAGGCGCGCGCGGCCCTGGTCGCCCTGCGCCGCGAGGTGGCCAAGGCGGTCGTGGGCCAGGACGAGACGGTGACCGCGATGGTCGTGGCGCTGCTGTGCCGCGGCCACGTGCTGATGGAGGGCGTGCCCGGTGTCGCCAAGACGCTGCTGGTGCGCACCCTCGCGGCCGCGCTGTCCCTGGACCACAAGCGGGTGCAGTTCACCCCGGACCTGATGCCGGGCGACGTGACGGGCTCGCTGGTCTACGACCAGCACACCGCGAAGTTCGAGTTCATGGAGGGGCCGGTCTTCACCAACCTGCTGCTCGCGGACGAGATCAACCGGACCCCGCCCAAGACCCAGGCGTCGCTGCTGGAGGCGATGGAGGAGCGCCAGGTGACCGTGGAGGGCAGGCCGTCCGCGCTGCCCGACCCGTTCATGGTGGCCGCCACCCAGAACCCGGTGGAGTACGAGGGCACCTACCCCCTGCCCGAGGCCCAGCTGGACCGGTTCCTGCTCAAGGTGACCGTCCCGCTGCCCGAGCGGGCGGCCGAGGTGGAGATGCTGGGCCGCCACGCGGCCGGTTTCGACCCGGGTGACCTGGCCGCGGCCGGGGTCACCGCGGTGGCGGGCGCGGCGGAGCTGCGCGCGGCCCGGCTGGCCGTGGAGCGCGTGCGGGTGGCGCCCGAGGTCCTGGGCTACATCGTGGACCTGTGCCGGGCCACCCGGCAGTCGCCGTCCCTCCAGCTGGGCGCGTCCCCGCGCGGCGCCACGGCGCTGCTGCGCACCAGCCGGGCGTGGTCGTGGCTGTCGGGCCGCGACTACGTCACCCCCGACGACGTGAAGGCGCTGGCCAAGGGCACGCTGCGGCACCGGATCTCGCTGCGGCCCGAGGCCGAGTTGGAGGGGGCGACCACCGACGGAATCCTGGACGGTGTGCTCGCCTCCGTCCCGGTGCCGCGCTGATGGTGGTCACCGGCCGGGCGGTGCTGCTGGCGCTGGCGGCCACGGTCGCGGTGGCGCTGTCCGGTCTGATCGGCGCCGCGGCCGCGGCCGCGGCCCTGGGCGTGCTGGCGGCGCTGCTCGCCCTGGACGTCGTGCTGGCGGCGAGCCCCAAGGCGGTGCTGCTGTCCCGTGAGGGCGACACGTCGCTGCGCCTGGGCGACTCGGCGACGGTGTACGTGACCGTCGCCAACCCCACCCGGCGGGCACTGCGGGGGTCGGTGCGCGACGCCTGGCCGCCGAGCGCGCACGCCGCGCCGCGCAGCCAGCCGCTGCGGGTACCGGCCGGGGAGCGGCGCCGGGTGAGGACCGTCCTGACCCCGACGCGGCGCGGCGACGCCCGGGCCGCGGGCGTGACCGTGCGCAGCCTGGGGCCGCTGGGGCTGGCGGGCAGGCAGCGGACGCTGCCCGCGCCCTGGACCGTGCGCACGCTGCCGCCCTTCCACAGCAGGCGCCACCTGCCGGGCAAGCTGTCCCGGCTGCGCGAGCTGGAGGGGCAGCACACGGCGATGGTGCGCGGGCAGGGCAGCGAGTTCGACTCCCTGCGCGACTACGTGCCCGGCGACGACGTGCGGTCGATCGACTGGCGGGCCACGGCCCGCGGCGACGGCGTGGTGGTGCGCACGTGGCGGCCCGAGAGGGACCGGCGCATCCTCATCGTGCTGGACACCGGGCGCACGTCGGCCGGGCGGGTGGGCGACACCCCGCGCCTGGACCACGCCATGGACGCCGCGCTGCTGCTGGCCGCCCTGGCGGGCAGGGCGGGCGACCGGGTGGACTTCCTGGCCTACGACCGGCGCACGCGCGCGCAGGTGCGCTCGTCGGGCAAGGGCGGCCAGCAGGTGGGCCGGATCGTGGAGGCCATGGCCCCGCTGGAGGCGGAGCTGGTGGAGTCCGACCCGGCGGGCCTGGTGGGGACGGTCCTGGGCACGCAGGGGCGGGCCCGGCGGCTGGTGGTGCTGCTGACCGACCTGAACGCGGCGTCGCTGGAGGAGGGGCTGCTGCCGAGGCTGCCCGTGCTCACCTCCCGGCACCTGCTGCTGGTCGCCGCGGTCAACGATCCGGCGGTGGAGCTGATGGCCGCCGAGCGGGGCAGCGCGGACGCGCTGTACCGGGCGGCGGCCGCGGAGCGGACGCTGGGCGAGCGGCGCCGGGTGACCGCCGAGCTGCGCCGGATGGGCGTGGAGGTGGTCGACGCCGACCCCGAGCACATCGCGCCCGCGTTGGCTGACGCCTACATCAACCTCAAGGCTCAGGGCAGGCTGTAGGCCCGGGCCTCCCGCCCTCACCCTCCGGGTGCCGCCCAGACGGGGCGGCACCCGGACGTGCAGTATGGAGGGCATGGTTCCTCCCCCCGACGCCCATGACAACGCCTCCACCGGCGCCGTCCACGGCCAACTGCTCCAGGTGCGCGACATCCACGGCGGCGTGACCCTCCACGCGCCCGCTCCCGCGCCGCCGCCGCTCGCCGACGTGTCCCTGGACCCGCCGCGCCCGGCGACGGCCGTACGGGGACGTGAGGGGCTCCTGGAGGCCCTCGGCGGGGCGATGGAGGCCGGTGCGCCGGTTCCGCACGTGCTGACCGGGCCGGGCGGGTTCGGCAAGACCACGGTGGCGGCGGCGCTGGCCGAGCGTGCGCGTCGTGACGGGTGGACGGTGTTCTGGGTGCGGCCCGGAAGCGTGGCGTCGAGCATGGTCGAGGCCGCGGTGGAGGTGGGCGGCTCCCGGCAGGAGGCCGAGCGGGTGAAGGGGGCGCGGCGCCAGGCGGCCCGGTGGGTGTGGCGGCACCTGGACGCGGCGGCGCGGCCGTGGCTGCTGGTGATCGACAACGCCGACCGGCCCGAGAAGCTGGACCCGGAGAACCGGCCCGGGGACCAGTTGGGGTGGATGCGGGCGAGTCCGGGCGGGTTCGTGCTGGTGACCAGCCGGGTGGACGACCCCGCGCAGTGGGCGCCCGCGCGGGTGCACCGGATCGGGGAGCTGGAGGGGTCGGCGGCGTCCGAGGCCCTGGCCGACCACGCGGGGGCGGGCGGTGCGGCGGGGCTCGCGGGCGCGGAGGAGCTGGCCCGGCGGTTGGGCGGGGTGCCGCTGGCGCTGTCGCTGGCCGGGCGGATCCTGGCCACGCACCGGGTGCTGTTCCCGGACGCGCACGCGCTGTTGGCGCGGCTCGGCGAGGGCGTGGGGGCTCTGGACGAGCTGGCGGCGCCCTTCGTCACCGGTGGCGACGTCGAGCGCGGGCTGCTGTCGGGGGTGTGGGAGCTGTCCCTGCGCCTGGTGGAGGAGCGCGAGCCCAGGGCGGTGCCGCTGTTGAAGCTGTTGGCGGTGCTGGGTCCAGACGCCAGTGAGGTCCCGCTGCGCAGGCTGCCGCTGTCGGAGCTGGACGGCGGGGTGCTGGGATCCCCGACCGACGCGGACCTGGCCAGGGCGGTGAACGCGCTGGTGGTGCACGGGCTGGTCTCGGTCGTCTCGTCCCAGGGGGAGACCGCGCTGCGGCTGCACCCGCTGGTGTCGGAGACCGTGCGCTCAGGGTTCGGGGAGGAGGACTTGGAGCTGGTCAACGAGGCGGAGCGGCTGCTCGCCTGGCAGCGCGACCGGGACCTCCAGTTCGAGCTCAGGGTCCTCTACGAGATCGTCCTGCTGCGTACACGTCTGCACCCTCACGAAAAGGATGCGGCCATGGTGACCGTGGGGAAACTGACGGTGGCCACAACGGCCGTTCATCGAAAGGCATTCGTCTCTCTTGTGGCGGCTGCCCGAGCGCTACTCCGCCTCGGTGCCTTTGAGGAGGCCGAAGAAACCCTCTCCGCCCTTATGGCGTTCGCCGAGAAGCAGTTCGGCCGGTACGACCGCGCTGTGTTCTCGGCCAAGCACCACCTCGCTGAGTCCTGGCTGTACCAGGGCCGGGTGGAGGAGGCGGACGAAGCTTTCCGCGCTCTACACGAGGACAGGAGCAGGGCTCTGGGACACGAGCACGTCGAAACCCTGGATTCCCTCTACCAGCTGGGCCTGATCGCACTCAGGCAGGAGCGTTGGAGCGAGGCAGCGGCCACTTTGGAGGAAGTCGGGGAGGCACGGGTGCGCGTCGCAGGGGAGGAGGACCCCCTGGCTCTGCTCGCCTTGCAGAACAGGGCCTACGCGACCATGTGCCAGGGTGACCCCGCCACGGCGGAGGTCGGGTTCCGGCGTGTTCACGCAGTACGGCGACGTGTCCTGGGCGCCGACCACCACATGACGGCTGACGCTGCTTTTTATGTGGCCAGAGCTGCTCAGGAAAAGGGCGACGCTCGAAGAGCTCTTGTGGGATTCACCGAGGTGCTACGGGTCTGGATCATGCAGCTGGGACAGGAACACCACCAGGTGAAAATGGTCGAGCAGCACATCGCGGAGGTCGAAGAACTCATCGTTCAGGGTGGATCCACCCCATCAGGGGCACCCTCATGAGCCGGAGACCACGCGCAGCAACGCCGTCCACTCCGGTGCGGCCAACCAGAGCGTTCGACCGTCCGCATGCACGGAGTCTCGGACACCGACGCCGGACGTAGTGACGACGGTCTCCACACAGCATGTTGCCGCTGCGCTGTAGCTGCTCTTGAACCAGCGCGGGGATTCGGTGTCCACGGCCCGGATGATGGCACGGCACCGCCCACCCGGCCAGTCCGTGGCCTCAATCGGCCAGAGATCGGACGACTCGGCGCGCAGCGGACCGGCCGCTGACCGCAGGCGGCCACGCCCCCGGTCCTCGGCCCTCCGCGCTCGCCGGGACAGGCCCTCAGGCCACCGGGACGGCGGCGGGGGCGTTCTCCAGGTCTCCGGTCTCGCCCTCCTGGTAGGCCTTCCTGCCCACCGTGAACACGTAGACCAGGAACAGCACCTCCGCCAGCACGCCGATGCCCAGTGCCACCGGGATCGGGATGACCCCGGCCGCGGCGTTGCCGGTCACCACGCCCTCGATGAGCCCGGAGACGAGCAGCACCACCACCAGCCCCAGGGCCACCGCGATGGCGGCGCGCCCCTCCTCGCCCAGGGCGCGCATGCGGGTGCGGTCGCCGGGCGCGATGATCGTCCACCCCAGCTTGAGGCCCACCCCACCCGCGACGAAGACGGCGGTCAGCTCCAGCAGGCCGTGCGGCAGGAGCAGCCCGAAGAACACGTCGCCCTGGCCGTGGGCGAGCATGATCCCGGCGGCGACGCCCACGTTCACCGCGTTCATCAGCAGCACCGCCAGGGTCGGCAGCCCCAGGGCCACGCCGTAGATGATGGCCTGCGCCGACACCCACGCGTTGTTGGTCCACACCTGGGCGGCGAACGAGCCCCGGGGGTTCTCCATGTAGTAGTTCGCGAAGTCGTGGTCGACGTACTGGGCCATGAAGTCCGGCGTGCCCAGGGCGTACAGCACGTCGGGCTCGGACACGATCCACAGGGCGGTGACCGCCGCGATCGCGACCATGCCCGCGCTGGTGCCGATCCACCACCACCGCAGCCGGTACAGCACCGCCGGGAAGACGCGGGTGAAGAACCCGCCGACGTCGCGCCACGCGGAGGCGTGCGCGCCGGTCACCGCCGAGCGGGCCCGGGCCACCAGCGCGGACAGCCTGCCCACCAGCGCCGGGTCCTGACCGGAGGAGCGCACCACCGACAGGTGGGTGGACACCCGCTGGTAGAGCTCGACGAGTTCGTCGATCTCCTCACCGTCCAGCGAGCGGCGCCCGCGCACCAGTCTGTCCAGCCGTTCCCACTCCGGGGCGTGCGCCGCGGCGAACACGTCGATATCCACGCAGGGAACCCTATCCGTTCCGCGCGCGGTCCGGCTCTGGAGCCGGTTGACGAGGCCCCCGTCGACCCGTCCGTCCGGGTGCGCTCCCGACTCCGCCGCGAACAGCCGTCCCGTGTGCCGGGTAGTGTCGGGACGACGGTTTCAGACAGTCCCGAGGGAGCGAGTGCTGGTGTCCTATCCCGGCAACGGCGACGCCCGCGCCGACGTGTACGGCGTGACACCCCTGGTCACGGGTGACGCCGTGGTCCTGGACCTGCGTCCGGCCGGTTTCGCCACCAGGGCGGCGGCTCTGGCCATCGACGCCCTGGTCCAGGTCATCGCCCTGATCGCGCTGAGCGTCCTGGTCACCTGGATCGGCAGGGGCCTGGACCCCGCGATCACCGCGGCCGTGTCGCTGTCGAGCGTGATCCTGATCCTGGTCGGCTACCCGGCGGTCTTCGAGACCGTGAGCCGGGGGCGCTCCCTGGGCAAGATGGCCCTGGGCCTGCGCGTGGTCGGCACCGACGGCTCCCCCGAGCGGTTCCGTCAGGCGCTGGGCCGGGCGCTGGCC is drawn from Nocardiopsis dassonvillei subsp. dassonvillei DSM 43111 and contains these coding sequences:
- the mtrA gene encoding MtrAB system response regulator MtrA — encoded protein: MKGRVLVVDDDLALAEMLGIVLRGEGFEPSFVHDGDKALEAFRETKPDLVLLDLMLPGADGIDVCRQIRAESGVPIVMLTAKSDTIDIVLGLESGADDYIVKPFKPKELVARVRVRLRRTEEPAPEVLQIGDITIDVAGHAVRRDGEQISLTPLEFDLLVALARKPRQVFTREVLLEQVWGYRHAADTRLVNVHVQRLRAKIEKDPEHPEVVVTVRGVGYKAGTA
- a CDS encoding glycerophosphoryl diester phosphodiesterase membrane domain-containing protein, with the translated sequence MTQEDDHRDTSGNPPDGPDGGGASEAAPPPASGGWAAPGQEGPSSASSAPSGTGPDSASAGQTPQGQPNFAPPEQTPGYGQQGYGQTPSGQQPGYGQYGQHASGQQPSQGGGYGQQPAYGQQPGYGQYGHGQQAQWQQSGHGQQPGYGQYGQQPGYGQPGYGAQAGYGQQPPYGQPRALKPGVVALRPMTLGDILNGAFSLIRNNPKTTVGLALVVMAVASIVSSVGFSGYMSGYGAFLDQVMADPASIDPNDPFPFSGWSLVALYGGGLLTQAGIILVTGLLTAVVGMAVLGRKLSPSEAWTAVRSRIWTVVGLALLQLVTIFVLYVAVTVGIVVFFIGVFVAIAESQGVGVIVVIASMLGVAGGVALVAWIYIRIYFAIPVAVLERVGAGTALTRSWRLTQGRWWRTFGISLLASILMFLVQGLLSTPFSIVSVVPTFIAPGAAWAAVVAGAVIYVGNVVVYAITAPFSVGVKTLLYVDARMRSEGLDLKLHQVAQAGYEAGPEIYLPEPRT
- a CDS encoding DUF4129 domain-containing protein, with protein sequence MRAPAVGEVTREEGQRRAVEELSDPLYGEQEPSLWDRFLSWLQELLADLVSQAPDALGGWTVLGPLLVVVAVLVVWLVLWLRPTRSRRAGAPVHEGAPMDAADHRAAADRHERAGEFAAAVTERLRAISVDLEERAIITPRAGRTATELAAEASAVLTAEAEGLSEGARIFNDVAYGDRPATADSARLLRELDTRLRAARPVGEVGR
- a CDS encoding DUF4350 domain-containing protein, which translates into the protein MTATAPPAAPPRSPGRAPSREDSRVLRVWRSVRVPAAVVAALVTVSVLLSLGSEQFPTGHLEPGSIDPDGTRALVNVLEEDRDVHVVRSSAAAEEAVADAGDDAVLAVFLDHRLLPEELDSLAALDVDTVLVQPSTRSLEAFAPGVTMTGREEPEGFPTPESPYAPECGLSAAEAAGEAYVAGELYTAGSGADAVGCYPGGGGDALVRVERDGAATTVLGTGRPLTNTALSAGGNAALAMNLLAAEDVVWLRPDPPQQEGGSGLWQLLPLGLRWSLVPLVAALALLALWQGRRMGALVPESLPVVVRASETTEGRAGLYQSRRARDRVAAALRSGFVDRVAPKLGLGADAAPDTVVAAVASRTGDDPAHLRALLHPGQPDPYAGDDDMLVRLADELDERARRLR
- a CDS encoding AAA family ATPase, producing MSAFTPEALPSADEARAALVALRREVAKAVVGQDETVTAMVVALLCRGHVLMEGVPGVAKTLLVRTLAAALSLDHKRVQFTPDLMPGDVTGSLVYDQHTAKFEFMEGPVFTNLLLADEINRTPPKTQASLLEAMEERQVTVEGRPSALPDPFMVAATQNPVEYEGTYPLPEAQLDRFLLKVTVPLPERAAEVEMLGRHAAGFDPGDLAAAGVTAVAGAAELRAARLAVERVRVAPEVLGYIVDLCRATRQSPSLQLGASPRGATALLRTSRAWSWLSGRDYVTPDDVKALAKGTLRHRISLRPEAELEGATTDGILDGVLASVPVPR
- a CDS encoding DUF58 domain-containing protein; protein product: MVVTGRAVLLALAATVAVALSGLIGAAAAAAALGVLAALLALDVVLAASPKAVLLSREGDTSLRLGDSATVYVTVANPTRRALRGSVRDAWPPSAHAAPRSQPLRVPAGERRRVRTVLTPTRRGDARAAGVTVRSLGPLGLAGRQRTLPAPWTVRTLPPFHSRRHLPGKLSRLRELEGQHTAMVRGQGSEFDSLRDYVPGDDVRSIDWRATARGDGVVVRTWRPERDRRILIVLDTGRTSAGRVGDTPRLDHAMDAALLLAALAGRAGDRVDFLAYDRRTRAQVRSSGKGGQQVGRIVEAMAPLEAELVESDPAGLVGTVLGTQGRARRLVVLLTDLNAASLEEGLLPRLPVLTSRHLLLVAAVNDPAVELMAAERGSADALYRAAAAERTLGERRRVTAELRRMGVEVVDADPEHIAPALADAYINLKAQGRL
- a CDS encoding tetratricopeptide repeat protein; its protein translation is MEGMVPPPDAHDNASTGAVHGQLLQVRDIHGGVTLHAPAPAPPPLADVSLDPPRPATAVRGREGLLEALGGAMEAGAPVPHVLTGPGGFGKTTVAAALAERARRDGWTVFWVRPGSVASSMVEAAVEVGGSRQEAERVKGARRQAARWVWRHLDAAARPWLLVIDNADRPEKLDPENRPGDQLGWMRASPGGFVLVTSRVDDPAQWAPARVHRIGELEGSAASEALADHAGAGGAAGLAGAEELARRLGGVPLALSLAGRILATHRVLFPDAHALLARLGEGVGALDELAAPFVTGGDVERGLLSGVWELSLRLVEEREPRAVPLLKLLAVLGPDASEVPLRRLPLSELDGGVLGSPTDADLARAVNALVVHGLVSVVSSQGETALRLHPLVSETVRSGFGEEDLELVNEAERLLAWQRDRDLQFELRVLYEIVLLRTRLHPHEKDAAMVTVGKLTVATTAVHRKAFVSLVAAARALLRLGAFEEAEETLSALMAFAEKQFGRYDRAVFSAKHHLAESWLYQGRVEEADEAFRALHEDRSRALGHEHVETLDSLYQLGLIALRQERWSEAAATLEEVGEARVRVAGEEDPLALLALQNRAYATMCQGDPATAEVGFRRVHAVRRRVLGADHHMTADAAFYVARAAQEKGDARRALVGFTEVLRVWIMQLGQEHHQVKMVEQHIAEVEELIVQGGSTPSGAPS
- a CDS encoding DUF397 domain-containing protein, with translation MDTESPRWFKSSYSAAATCCVETVVTTSGVGVRDSVHADGRTLWLAAPEWTALLRVVSGS
- a CDS encoding stage II sporulation protein M; translation: MDIDVFAAAHAPEWERLDRLVRGRRSLDGEEIDELVELYQRVSTHLSVVRSSGQDPALVGRLSALVARARSAVTGAHASAWRDVGGFFTRVFPAVLYRLRWWWIGTSAGMVAIAAVTALWIVSEPDVLYALGTPDFMAQYVDHDFANYYMENPRGSFAAQVWTNNAWVSAQAIIYGVALGLPTLAVLLMNAVNVGVAAGIMLAHGQGDVFFGLLLPHGLLELTAVFVAGGVGLKLGWTIIAPGDRTRMRALGEEGRAAIAVALGLVVVLLVSGLIEGVVTGNAAAGVIPIPVALGIGVLAEVLFLVYVFTVGRKAYQEGETGDLENAPAAVPVA